The Endozoicomonas sp. 4G DNA segment TACTGGCTGACCAAAACCCGCTGGTATGAAACAGCAGCCCTGTTGCTGATCGCATTTACGCTGTTCCGCCCGGGTTTCTTCTGGGATCGCATCTTCCCGGCTTACGAAACCTTTAAAGGCACCGAGATTGTCCAGGGTATAGAAACACTGCCTGAAGACAGCGAAGCGCGTATTTGGGTTTCCGGTGAAAATCTGGACGGCAAAATCATCAGCAAACTGGCCATCCTGCCTGCAGGCAGCCTGAACGAAGGCACGGAAAGACTTAGAGAAATGGGTCTTGAAGTGATCGAGAACGAAAACAGACTGATCGTAGACATGGTAGGCTTTGACAGCCCTGCTGAAAAAGCCGGTATCGACTTTGACTGGCAGCTTGATAAGCTGGAAGCACCTGCGGATCGCCTGCCCAGGGAGATCATCTGGATTCCTGCCCTGCTGCTGCTGGGAGTCATCTTTCTGGGACAGAGAAAGCGCCGTAACCAACAGGTTTCTTAAGCGTTTCTCTCATTCGGGTAGAGCCGATCTCTACCCGAATGCTCCCTGAGCTGAGAGGCCAGGTTAAACGTTTGAAGATAGTTTTTTAATACAATTCGCGCCCTTATTTGACACATTATTCACCGTTCTACCCACTTTATAGAAAGACAGGTCACTATCCATCTCAGCCGGGTTGTTGAAACTCCCAAGAATCGTTTTATAGCCCTCCCCCAGCCAATCGTTAGCCTGACTCTGTTGCAGCAAAACGGGCATTCTTTCAGTCAACGGTGTTATATCACGGGTAGCAGGACGGGTGAGAATAGCACAGGACTCGAAACTCAACTGGTCATCCACAGGATAGCTTTCCCAAAGACCGGCAAACAGACACAAGCCGCCTGACTTTCGTCGTATATACCAGGGCTGACTTTGATCCCGTAGTTTCTGCCAGTCGAACCAGCCATCGGCCAAAACCAGACAACGCCGTTTTTTCAGAGCATTGCGAAACATCGGCTTATCGGCAGCGGTTTCGATTCTGGCATTAATCTGGGCTCTGGAAAAATCTTGCAACCAGTGAGGAACCAGCCCCCACTTAACCCGGGCAGTAGCTGGCTGACCTGGCTCATTATGCCTGACGATCAGCACCTGCTCGCCAGGCGCAACATTGTAGGAAGGGATGTTAGCTTGTGGCTGAGGGATACCCAGCCAGCCCAGGCTGATCTGATTAGCCATCAACGTATAACGACCACACATAATCAGTCTTCCTGAATCCGGGCAGATTCTTCCAGAATGGGAGACGCTTTGAGGTAATCTTCAATCATCTCTTTAGCCAGACCGGCATCGTAATCTTCAACATAAAGTGCCAGCAGACCGCTGGCGGGAAGTTCACCAACAGCACCTGCCAGATAGCTGCCCCCCAGATGGCAGGCAATGCCATGGCTTTCCAGAACATCCTTCAGGCATTGAGCCTCGAGGAGATTATCAGGGCAGAATATTTTGATCATACGTTTATAAAAGCACAGCCATCGTCGTAAAGTCAGCTTACTTAAGGTAGAGCGTCTTGATCTGACTGACCAGCTCATTTGCTTTAGCTCTCTGGGCGGGGTTGAGCAGTTCAGACAGTTCCTGCTTCTGTTTACGTGCCGCTGCCAGGAAATCCCCGGTAGAATCTTCCAGACTCAGGGAAGTCCACATATAGGCAGCAATCAGATTAACGTCTGTACCTGCTCCCTGGTAGTAGCATTTCCCCAGTTCGTACTGAGCCTCCGCACTCTTGCCTTCTTGACCCGCCGCCCGTTCGATCAGTTCGAACCCTTTTTCAGGGTCTTTGGCGACACCACCCAGCCCCTCTCGATAGGCCTTACCCAACAACAGTTCCGCCTGAACATTGCCCTGCCTCACCAGAGGCTCCAGCAAAGAAAGGGTTTGACTGGCATTTTCCGGACTGGCTTTACCAGCCACCAACAGGCTGCCCGCTTCCAGCATGGCTTGTTTATCGCCGGAGCCGGCCTGCTTCAACAGGGTGGAAAAGTCAGCAGTCCAGCCACTCAGGGAGAACAGCAATGTAATAGCCAGCAGCCCACCCTGGCACTTTTTATTCAATGACATCTACTACCTCTCGCCATTTTGAGCAGACAACTGCCCAGTTATGTAATTATTTAAACGCTCATTTGTAAGCCGTCGAGGGCAAAGTATACACTGGTTACAAAGTGCCACAACCCGGATACAGACCCTTTATTTTAATACCTATATACTCAATACTTTCATTCATCGCTGTCATCAAAGGCAATAATCCGCAACAGATGGAACGTTTTGAAGAGATCCGCCCCTATCACGATAGAGAAGTAAGGCCCGTTCTGGACCGCTTGTTACACGACCGTGAACTGATTCAGGCACTGGTACATCATCAGTACCCCGACATGCCAGGCTTCCTTAATGGTATTGCCGGCTGGCTGACGACCATGGGACTGCGCTACAAGCTGAAAAACATTCAGACCATTGACGGGCTACAGCAGATCATTGAACCTTACCTGACCCGTGTCGTTGAAGGCAGCACTGCTGGTATCAGCTTTTCCGGACTGGATCAGCTCGACAAACAGCAAGCTTACCTGTTCCTGTCTAATCACCGGGACATCGTAATGGACCCGGCTTTTGTCAATCTGGCCGTTTATAAACAAGGCATGCAGACCGTTCGAATAGCCATTGGTGACAACCTCCTGCAAAGACCTTTTGTCAGTGACCTGATGCGCCTCAACAAAAGTTTTATTGTCAAACGCTCCTTAGAAGGCCGCCGGGAAAAACTCAAAGCTTACCAGACGCTGTCAGCCTATATTCATCATTCCATTGATACCGGGCATTCCATCTGGATCGCCCAGAGTGAAGGACGGGCAAAAGACGGGGATGACAAAACCGACTCTGCCATCATCAAGATGTTTCATATGAGCCGAAAAGCCGCGAATACTTCTTTTGCCGACAGCATTCGCTCCATGAACCTGGTACCCGTATCCATTGCTTACGAATACGATCCCTGCGACATGGCCAAGGCCAGCGAGCTCTACGCGACTGAAACCCAGGGCAATTACGAAAAGTTCGAAGGTGAAGATCTGCAGAGCATCGTGACGGGCATTGAAGGCTTCAAAGGCAAGGTTCATGTGGCTTTTGGCACGCCGCTGACTGGCGAGTATGAGAATGCTAACCAGGTTGTTGAAGCCGTAGACCGTCAGATTTATCAGAACTATCATCTCTTCGCTGCCAACCTGATTGCCTTTGACCAGCTCCGCAGTCACTACCCCAAAGTGACAGAACTCTCTTTAGAGACTATGCTCGAGAGATTTTGCCCGGAAGAGTCACTCGACAGTAAAGTCAAAGAATTTAGTGACCGCCTGGCACAGTGCCCGGAGGCTCACCGGCTCTGGTTCCTGAAAATGTATGCAAATCCGGTAATCAATCATTTTTCTGGACAATGGTATGACCCTGCATAAACTCTGCTTTTTTGTTCCTGAAAGTCATCTCGAATCGGTGAAGACTGTCGTCTTTGCAGCGGGGGCTGGCAGTTACCAAAACTACGACAACTGTTGTTGGCAAACGTCTGGCCAAGCTCAGTTCAGACCGTTGGATGGTAGCGACCCTTTCCTTGGCAAGCAGGGCAAAATGGAAACCGTTCAGGAATTCAAAGTAGAAATGATCTGTGAAGAGCAATACCTGAAAGCAGCCATTGCGGCGCTGAGATCGGCACACCCCTATGAAGAGCCTGCCTTTGAAAGCTGGCTGGTGAACACTTCCTGATCTTAAAAGCCGGGAAACGCCTCAGTCAAAAAAACGAATGATAACAGGCGGCGTGTGAGTTTTTTAATCTCTGCTATCCTGTTCCTTTCATTCACATTGATTGGAGTTACGCCAGTGAGCGCGAGAACAAAACCTCAGCCGACAGAGTTTGGCCATGTTCTTAACACTATGACCGACTTGATTAACGGTCTGGGTCAAACCCGTGGTGAAATGCACCAAAGGTTTGACCAGCAAGAAAAAGCACTTGGTCAATTCAAACATGAGACTAAAGAGCGGTTTGACAATCTCGAAGGTCGGTTTGACAACCTCGAAGGTCGGTTTGACAATCTCGAAGGTCGGTTTGACAATCTCGAAGGTCGGTTTGACCAGCAAGAAAAAGAGTTTAGTCAATTCAAACATGAGACTAAAGAGCGGTTTGACAATCTCGAAGGTCGGTTTGACCAGCAAGAAAAAGAGTTTAGTCAATTCAAACATGAGACTAAAGAGCGGTTTGACAATCTCGAAGGTCGGTTTGACCAGCAAGAAAAAGAGTTTAGTCAATTCAAACATGAGACTAAAGAGCGGTTTGACAATCTCGAAGGTCGGTTTGACCAGCAAGAAAAAGAGTTTAGTCAATTCAAACATGAGACTAAAGAGCGGTTTGACAACCTCGAAGGTCGGTTTGACAACCTCGAAGGGCGTTTTGACCGCCTCGAACAGAAAGTTGATCATGAGATTGGCGAGGTCAAAGAAATGCTCCAAGTCTTGCTTTCACGCTAATTCGTCAGCCGCTTTTCTCGCTCCCATGCTTTTAAAGCCTGTGGCTTGCAGCGTGGGAACCAAAGTTTAAAAACAGATAATATCTTCCATCCGCTGAGGAAAATCACCCTTCTGACGATCACTGAAGAAGTGGCGAAGGGTGCGACTGACGGTATTGAAAGCCAGTTGCTCCCATGGAATCTCTTCTTCGCTGAAAAGAGCCACCGCCTCACTCTCCTCACCGGCACTGAACTCGGGTTTATCAAGATGAGCC contains these protein-coding regions:
- a CDS encoding NGG1p interacting factor NIF3; protein product: MTLHKLCFFVPESHLESVKTVVFAAGAGSYQNYDNCCWQTSGQAQFRPLDGSDPFLGKQGKMETVQEFKVEMICEEQYLKAAIAALRSAHPYEEPAFESWLVNTS
- a CDS encoding 1-acyl-sn-glycerol-3-phosphate acyltransferase; amino-acid sequence: MERFEEIRPYHDREVRPVLDRLLHDRELIQALVHHQYPDMPGFLNGIAGWLTTMGLRYKLKNIQTIDGLQQIIEPYLTRVVEGSTAGISFSGLDQLDKQQAYLFLSNHRDIVMDPAFVNLAVYKQGMQTVRIAIGDNLLQRPFVSDLMRLNKSFIVKRSLEGRREKLKAYQTLSAYIHHSIDTGHSIWIAQSEGRAKDGDDKTDSAIIKMFHMSRKAANTSFADSIRSMNLVPVSIAYEYDPCDMAKASELYATETQGNYEKFEGEDLQSIVTGIEGFKGKVHVAFGTPLTGEYENANQVVEAVDRQIYQNYHLFAANLIAFDQLRSHYPKVTELSLETMLERFCPEESLDSKVKEFSDRLAQCPEAHRLWFLKMYANPVINHFSGQWYDPA
- a CDS encoding DUF2007 domain-containing protein, with translation MIKIFCPDNLLEAQCLKDVLESHGIACHLGGSYLAGAVGELPASGLLALYVEDYDAGLAKEMIEDYLKASPILEESARIQED
- a CDS encoding SOS response-associated peptidase, with the protein product MCGRYTLMANQISLGWLGIPQPQANIPSYNVAPGEQVLIVRHNEPGQPATARVKWGLVPHWLQDFSRAQINARIETAADKPMFRNALKKRRCLVLADGWFDWQKLRDQSQPWYIRRKSGGLCLFAGLWESYPVDDQLSFESCAILTRPATRDITPLTERMPVLLQQSQANDWLGEGYKTILGSFNNPAEMDSDLSFYKVGRTVNNVSNKGANCIKKLSSNV